The genomic DNA ctagtaatccttggctctatgtctaaaatccatatatgagtgagtacatactatgtttgtctttttgtgactgggttacctcactcaggatggtttcatgctagaagtttgttttgttgttgttgttgttttttaatcagAGGATATATACTACGTGTTATCTAAGTGGATGTAGGTACTGGAAGGATCCGTGACCACTGAGGTTAGATGCTTCTGTTCAAACTTACTCAGTTCAAGTTCATTTTTCCAAAGTACATGGCTTAAATATACAATTCTAGTTCTGCTACCCACTATCTGATCTTAGGTGGGTAGTTTAATTCTTAGagctctatttctttttctacaaTGACAATTAGATGAGTACTCGTGTTTATATACAGACAATTGAGAAACCACAGAATTCCCAGCATGTAGTAACATCCACATGTAAGCTTAGACAAACTATGTGGTGAAAGAACAAAGGGCAGTGAAAGTTAGGTCTATGAGAAAGCAAGTAAGCAGATGGTTGGACTAAACTCATATAGGAATTTAGTCAATAGAGAATAAATCATTGTAAATCTTAGGACCTGTGGCTTCTGGAAACTGAAGACAtgatattttgtcttttcttaacTAGTTACCTACCTTTAAATTAGTCATTTAATCTTTCTGTTCATGTGTTTCCATCAATATAATTTGTGTTTATTAAGCCATCTTGTATATGTCTGAGAAAGACTTCACATGTTTCAAGTACAGTGATAGTTAAATTAACCTCTGTGTTACTTCATAACTTAGTGGCTACAAACACATATTCTAGAGTTAGAAAGATTTGGACTTGAGGCCAACCTTATGAGGTAAATGGCTTGGGGGAAGATAAAGTTATAAAGGATATCTGTAAAAATCCATTCCCTCATCTTCTAAACAGAGGAAAGGAAGGTTATATACTGTGCTCCATCAGTGATTTGATGAATAGTAAGCCTTAGGCAGAGCACACTGTAACAATGAGGCACCTGGGAAAGGTTAGCAACTTCTCACCACGATATCCTGCAGAATATCACACTAGAAGTAACACTATGAAGTCCTGGGTCTGTGACATGTATCTCATGAACGTATGAATAAAAAATGTTCCCTTCAGAAATTATTGTCTTCAACTAGTTGAGGACTGCATGGTAAAAGAGTGTTTAGAATGTCAATTATCCACTACAGATGTGTCCAAAAACACTGTAATTAAGACTTTCCTATAGCCAGAAGGGGCCAATGCTGGAAGGAACTGCCTCAGTCCATAAGTGAGTCCCCTGTCCCTACTACTGTTCAAACACACCAAACAACACCtttctaaaatgttttacataaaaTGATAATGTTGGTCATAGAAATATTTAACCCTAAATGTCCTTTTTAATCCTGAAATACCATGGATAAATATTTCTAATAACAAGAAATACACATACTATCATGGGGATTAAACTGAAGCTTGAAGGATAAGTGGGATTTTTAACCCATACAGTGTGTTAGGCAGTCAATGTGTATAGAAGGTCCCAAGGATgcagacaaaaagaaaggaacCAGAGAAGGTGCCAGAATCCCTAATTATGATGTGTCTATATTGTGATGTAACAAATATTCACATTGCTATGGGGCATCCTAAATCCAGGCACAATGTGATGATCACTAGACACTACCTTGGGACAGTTCCAATTGTGGCCATTTGAGTTTCAGTTTCAGTGTGTTGAGTACAAAGGGCACAACAACGGACTGCTTCTCTTAAAGCAAAAAGTTGGGTCTCTCCATGTGGAAGGTGAGACAGAGAAAGTGAACATGGAAGATACACACACAGGCTTTGGAGTCAAAAGGCCTAGATCAAATCACAGGCATGCTATTTCCTCATTATCAGTTCAGATGAATTTAATCTCTGAGATTATAGTCTATCTGAAAATGGAGGACACTCGCTGTCTTAATTTGAGAAGGACCTGTGTAGAAAGTGCTTTACTGCATTACAGAAATGTTagttatttcaaaaatatttctctttctcagcTGTGCAAAGCTTGTACCCTGGAGTGATGGCTGAAGAAAACCAAACTGCAACAGCTGAGTTCCTCCTACTGGGGTTCTCTGACCTCAGAACCCTTCAAGGGCCACTGTTCTGGTTGGTGCTTCTGGTCTACCTGATAACTTTGCTGGGCAACTCATTGATCATCTTTCTTACACAAGCCAGCCCTGCGCTACActcccccatgtacttcttcctacGCCATCTCTCCTTAGTAGAGCTTCTCTACACCACCGACATTGTGCCCAGAACCCTGGCTGATCTGACCTCCTCTCACCCCCAGACCATTTCCTTCTGGAGCTGTGCAGCCCAGATGTATTTCTTTATTGTCCTGGGCATCTCAGAGTGCTGCCTGCTCAcagccatggcctatgaccgttATGCAGCCATCTGTCAGCCCCTGCACTACTCCATCCACCCTAATGAACCAGCAGGCCTGTGCAGCCATGGTGGGAACCTCGTGGTTCATGGGCATCATCACAGCCACTACTCATTCCTCCCTCATCTTCACTCTGCCTTTCCCCAGACGCCCCATTATCCCACACTTCCTCTGTGACATCCTCCCAGTACTGAGGCTGGCAAGTTCTGGGAAGCGCAGGAGCGAAATCTCTGTGATGACAGCCACCGTGGTCTTCATCATGATCCCCTTCTCTCTGATAGTCACTTCTTATGCCCGAATCCTGGGAGCCATCCTGGCAATGGCTTCCACCCAGAGCCGCCGCAAGGTCTTCTCTACCTGCTCCTCCCACTTGCTTGTGGTCTCCCTCTTCTTTGGAACGGCCAGTATCACATACATCCGACCTCGAGCAGGCTCTTCTGTCACCACAGACCGCATCCTTAGTCTCTTCTACACAGTTGTCACACCCATGCTCAACCCCATCATCTATACTCTCCGTAACAAGGAGGTGACAGGGGCCCTAAAACACATGATGAGGAGGTGAGTTCCCTAACCCTGAGAGGAACTAAGGTGTTCTGTTCCTTCACTATTCTTCCTCCCAGAATTCAGGTGTTCAACTTAAACTTCAGCCTAACAGAATTCTTAAAGGAACCTCAAATAAATAAGTCCTCCTGATAGAAAGTCCTCCTgaaagaaacacagatatttatctTATTCCATACCCCAGATACTCTCTCAGAGCATAAGTTACCAGGAAACAGCAGAATGGAAGATATCCTTGACTTgggaaaagaaaattctctaGATTGTCCTAGACCCTGGGCAATCTGCCATGTCCACATCAGTAGCCAGAGAATAGTGTAAGTCATGGCAGATGTCCATGAACTTGACCTCCAATAGGCCCCTATAACTTAGAGGAATTAACTAGCTTTTGGttacattttcttctacttgTGTGAGCTTCTGTCCGCTTACTGATACATTTGCTTTGGGGTCCCCTTCACAGGCATTCCTCCTCTGGAGGAATAACTTAACTGTAGGAATCCTCTGTATTCCCTCCTGTCTCCTCATTTAAGTTCATTCCCACAGAGCCTCCTGTTCTCATGAAGTCTTCTTATAACTGTGTCTTTCAAAAGCAATTATTTCAGAAATTCTTCATATACATCTTACCCATCATGTCCACCTAGCAAGTTCCCATTCATCCTATAATGCTCAACTCAATTATTCCTCCTTGAAATTTTTTGCCTAAACACATCTCACTATTACATTATGCCACAACCATTTAAACCTAAAaactgtaattatttttatatttcttaatttactatatatattcaaatattagCAATATATTAGCACTTAAGGGAAAACTGAAATGACTTTTAAAACCCAGTACatccttttattttatagttacaaggaaaataaaatacacaacaaTAGAGAAGTCTTTTAATGTTGATTGTATATAAAACTTCCCCAAAAAACTTGTTTCTGTGAACACAAATTTTGTAGTTGAAATTTTTAAAACACCACTTCTTTGGTATATATCTTTCTAAAGGATTAGGCCAGCAAAGGGATACCTGCACATGTGTTTATTGTGACACTACTCACAATAGATAAGAATCAAATGAGgtatccatcaacagatgaatagataaagaaaacgtggtgtATATACACAATCAAGTTTTACTCagacataaagaataaaattaagcTATTTGCAGGAACATGGATATTACTGGGGATCATCATGTTAAGGAAGATAagcaaaattcaaataaaaatacactttCTCTCACATACAGAATATATGCGCTTTAGACGTAAGACATTGAAGTAGAGGTAGGACcatttggaaagaggaaagtTACCATCAGGTGGGGGAAACAACAGACAGTAGTGGTaggagtaaatatgatcaaagtatattatatacatgtataaaatgtgaTAGTGAAGACCCACTGTTTTATACAGGTATACGGtagctaaaaagaaataaaacgtGTTAAGAGAAAAgctaaatgcttttaaaatataaggaAGACTTGCaaggtatagaaaacatattcaacaaaatcagagaagaaaacttccccaacctacagaaggatatgcctatgaaagtacaagaagcttacagaacaacaaacagactggaccacaaaaagaactcccctcaccacatagTAATCAAGACactaaacttacagaataaagagaaaatattaagagcagcaaaggaaaagggccaagtaacatatcagaatcacacctgactgctcaatggaaactctgaaagccagaaggtcctggagagatatcctacaaacactaagggagcatggatgtcaacacagactactgtacccagcaaaactttcaatcactatagatagagaaaacaagatattcaatgacaaaaccagacttaaaaaatacatatccacaaatccagcactacaggaggttctagaaggaaaactccagcccaacaaagataactaaactcacaaaaacataggcaatacataatccaattttaccaaacatgaaaagaaacaggagggcgaaatacacacacaatgacaccaccaacaataaatccaaaacaaaaaagaaacaacaatcaatggacattaatatccctcaatgtcagtggtcttaacctgcctataaaaagatacagactagcagaatggatacaaagaatgcatccttctgctgtatacaggaaacacacctcaacttcaaagacagatgttacctcagagtaaagggttgggaaaagattttccaatcaaatgggcccaagaaacaagttggtgtagcaatcctaatatgtaacaaactagacttcaaactaaaatcaaccaaaagagatggagaagggcatttcatactcatcacagggaATGTCCATCAAGTTGAAGTCTTAATCCTAAACAtgtataccccaaatacaaaggcattcacattcataaaagaaacattactaaagctcaaaccacacacaaaaccacacacacttgtagtaggagacttcaacactccgctttcaccactagacaggaccaacagacagaaacttaacaaagaaacaaaggatctaacagaagttatgacccaattggatttaacacaTATCTATAAACCATTCcacctgaacacaaaagaatatactttcttctcagcaccacattgtaggggaagctgtagccacgcctacttaggggctggctacaggtgtgcctgaccacacatggggactgtgttttctctttcagtttcacttttgtacttgctggacaaaCTGCTGCCACTCGGGctagctaggttgctctgtaagtaaggcttttccctattaactacccttatatttctacttggctccgtattgataatttcccaatataccacatggcaccttctctaaaattgaccacatagttggcagcaaagcaaatttccacagatacaaaagaattgaaataagcccctgtatcttatcagatcaccatgctatAAAGCTAGAATttaagagaaatacaaattgcagaaatcctacaaactcgtggaaattgaataacacccaattgcaccattcctgagttgaggaagaaataaaaaaagaaattaaagacttaccagaatttaatgagaatgtagacacaacatacccaaacttatgggacactttgaaggcagtgctaagaggaaagttcatagcactaagtgcccacatgaagaaactggagaatagtcacaccagagaattgacagaacaactaaaagctttagagcaaacagaagcaaactcacaaaggaggagtagacaccaggaaagaatcaaactgagggctgaaatcaatagagtagaaactaggaaaactttacaaagaatcaatgaaacaaagagttggttctttgagaagatcaacaagatagacaaacctctatccaaactagccaaaaggcagagagcttgctaattaacaaaatcagaaacaaaaaggggggtataacaaaggacactgaggaaatccagagaatcatcagatcatactttgaaaacctgtacttcacaaaattcgacaatctaaaggaaatggacagttttctggatagatatcacttaccaaaattaaaccaagaacagataagcagtttaaatcgacccataacacctaatgaaatagaagcagtcaccaaaagccttccaaccaaaaaaagcccagggccagatggcttcactgcagaattcttccagaaattcaaagaagagctaataccagtactcctcaaattgttccacacaatagaagcaaaagggacattgccaaactctttttacgaggctacaatcactttgatacccaagccacacatagatacaactaaaaaagagaactacagaccaatatccctcatgaacatctatgaaaaatactcaacaaaatattggcacattgaatccaagaacacatcagaaaaatcatccaccatgatcaagtaggcttcatcccagggatgcaaggatggttcaacatacaaaaatccatcaatgtcaaCCTACCAGGGATGCCTGTCATACTCccacctaaggaaattaactacactcacataaacctaggcaatagacaatcccaatctacaaaaacacaaaataaaaggcagggtaaatccacatacaataccagtagcaacaacaaatcaaaaacaaacaagaataaacactgaatggaatttaatttccctcaatattaatggtcttaactcacctataaaaagacacagggtaacagattggatatgaggacagaatccatccttctactgcatacaaaaacacacctcgaattcaaagacagacattacctcagagtgaaaggttgggataagatattccaatcaaatggacccaagaaacgagctggggtagctatcctagtatctaataacttagacttcaaactaaaaatcaaagagatgaagaaggccatttcatattcatcacaggaaaaatgcatcaggaagaagtctcaattgtaaacatctatgccccaaatacaaaggcaccaacattcgtaaaagaaacattattaaaattcaaatcacaaataagacctcagacagttatagtgggagatttcaacaccccactctcaccactggacaggaccaccaaacagaaacttcagaaagggacaaagaaactaacagaagttatgacccaattgggattaacagacatctatagaactttctatccaaacacaaaagaatatacattcttttcagcatcacatggaaccttctcaaaaatcgaccacattcttgacaacatagcaaacctcaacaggtacaaaaaaaatggcataatcccctgtgtcttatcagaccaccatgatttaaagttagaaatcaaaaaaagtgcagaaaacctaccaactcatggaaattgaacaacatgcaattgcaccattcctgggtcaaggaagaaagaaagaaagaaattaaagacttcctgtttctcattcaaattttaaaaagttgaaaaaaataaaggtttgGGGGACAAAATATACAATGATAGAAGTTGAACCAATGAACAGGTCaaattaaataaagcaaaagaaacttcctttatcaagtaaaaaaaaaatccatcaatgtaatccaccatataaacaaactgaaaaagaaaaatcacatgatcatctcactagttgctgaaaaagcctttgacaaaatccaacatcccttcatgataatgatcttggagagaacaggaataacaggaacatatctaaacatgataaaagctatatacaccaaaccaacagccaacaccaaactaaatggagagaaactcaaagtgattcctctaaaattaggaagaagacaaggctgcccactctctccatatgtcttcaatattgtacttgaagctctagctagagaaataagacaagaaagggggatcaaagggatacaaattagaaaggaagaagtcaaactttgactatttgcagacaatatgacagtctacataagtgacctgaaaaacgctaccagggaactcctacagctgataaatacattcagcaaagtagcaggatacaaaattaacttaaaaaacagtagccctactatatacaatgagaaagaaatcagagaaacatcatccttcacaatatccacaagcaacataaaatatcttggggtaacgctaaccaaaaaagggaaagatctgtacagaaagaactttgagtctttaaagaaagaaattatagaagataccagaaaatggaaagatctcccatgctcttggataagtagaatcaacaaagtaaaaatgaaaatcttgccaaaagtaatctacaaagtcaacgcaatccccattaaaatcccaacacagctcttcacagaccttgaaaatttatatggaaaaacaaaaaaacccaggatagccaaaacaaccctgtacaataaaggatcttctggaggcatcaccatccccgacttcaagctctattatagagccatagtcctgaaaacagcttggtattggcacaaaaatagacagatagaccagtggaattgaattgaaaaccctgatattaacccacacacccatgaacaccttatctttgacaaagatgctaaatctatacaatggaagaatgacagcatcttcagcaaatggtgctggcacaactggattctgacatgcagaaggatcaaagatctcaacacaaatccagacactctgaatcttctagaagagaaagtgggagataaccttgaatgagttggtacaggagactgcctcctgaacaaaacaccagtagcacagacattgagaactgcaattaataaatgggacctcctgaaactgagaagcttctgtaaggcaaaggacaaaatcAGGAAGAtaaaaccacagcccacagaatgggaaaagatcatcactaaccccaaatctgacagagggctgattttcaaagtaTGCAATCAACTCAAgtagctagccaccaaaacaccaaacaatgaaattaaaaagtggggtgcagaactaaatagagaattctcaacagaagaatctgaagtggctgaaagatacttaagaaagtgctcaaaatccttggccatcagagaattgcaactcaaaacaactctgagataccacctcacacctgtcagaagggctaaaatcaaaaataccagtgacaatctatgctggagaggatgtggagaaaaggaacactcctccattgctggtgggagtgtgaacttgtaagccCACTCtaaaaatcagtatggcggttgctcagaaaaatggtaatcagtctacctcaagatccagcaattcctctcttgggcatatacccaaataatgcacgttcatacaaggacatatgttcaaccatgtttatagcagcattgtatgtaatagccagaacctggaagcaacctagattcccctcaactgaagaatggatagagaaatgtggtacatttatacaatggaatactactcagcagaaaaaagcaatggaatcttgaaatttgcaggcaaatggatggaaatataagaaaccatcctgagtgaggtaacccagtcaaaatagacaaacatgatatgttctcactcatatatgaattttagacatagagcaaaggattaccagcctacaatcctcttcaccaaagaaactaggaaacatgaaggactctaagggaaaaatgcatggaccccagggaTGGGAAGGGGCATTGactctcctgagctaattgggagcatgagggtaggggagagggagttaccagcatgagaggaggagaagaagagaggaggaaatagaggagcagaaat from Cricetulus griseus strain 17A/GY chromosome 1 unlocalized genomic scaffold, alternate assembly CriGri-PICRH-1.0 chr1_0, whole genome shotgun sequence includes the following:
- the LOC100770297 gene encoding LOW QUALITY PROTEIN: olfactory receptor 10P1 (The sequence of the model RefSeq protein was modified relative to this genomic sequence to represent the inferred CDS: deleted 1 base in 1 codon), giving the protein MAEENQTATAEFLLLGFSDLRTLQGPLFWLVLLVYLITLLGNSLIIFLTQASPALHSPMYFFLRHLSLVELLYTTDIVPRTLADLTSSHPQTISFWSCAAQMYFFIVLGISECCLLTAMAYDRYAAICQPLHYPSTLMNQQACAAMVGTSWFMGIITATTHSSLIFTLPFPRRPIIPHFLCDILPVLRLASSGKRRSEISVMTATVVFIMIPFSLIVTSYARILGAILAMASTQSRRKVFSTCSSHLLVVSLFFGTASITYIRPRAGSSVTTDRILSLFYTVVTPMLNPIIYTLRNKEVTGALKHMMRR